In Rhizobium sp. BG4, the genomic stretch GAGGGCTGGCGCCGCCGGTCATTTCGGCTTCGGTAGCAAGCAGCACGTCACGGAGTTCCTGTAGCGTGCCCGTGCCGGGGATAGCCGCAAGAAAAAGGCCGTCGGGCTTCAATGCGCGGCGGATCTGGATGAAGACGCCGGGCGTGTCGTTGGTCAGGTGTAGGCTGAGCGGGGCAATGATGAGGTTGGCCGATTGCGGCTCGAGCGGGACGTCTTCGAGGGGGGCGACGAAGGCGACCTCTCCCTCGGCGCCATAGGCTGCCTCTGCTTCGACGCGGTCTAATTGACCGATCTTGCCGAGCGCCAGCGCTGCCTTTGCCGCCGTGCCGGTCGCGCCATGCAGCTCGACGGCGCGATCGAACTGCCGCTCCACGACGGAGAGCCGTTCGGCAAGTTCGGTTGCGGCGATGTCGAGAAGGAAGGCGGCGTTGTGGTCGCTGTTCTTCAGCGCCCGGTGGCGGTGGGCAGCGATCGCGGCTCTATCGAAAATGATATCCATGGCGATGTGCATAGTCCCGTCACCGGCAGGCGGCAAGACGGATTTTCCTTTTGGCCGGAAGCGGCTACTCTCGCTCCATGGGGGCAATCGATTTCGGCAAAGCAGCGCGGTCAGGCTGGGCGCATCTTGCGCGGCCCTTCCATGCGCTTGCCGACCTCGTCTATCCGCCGGCCTGCGCTGCCTGCGGTACGATGACATCAGGGCATCGCGGGCTTTGCGCCGAATGCTGGTCGGGCGTGCTCTTCATCGAGAGGCCCTATTGCGAGGTGCTGGGGTCGCCATTCTCTCACGATCTCGGAGGCGGTATCCTGAGTGCGCAGGCGATTGCCGACCCGCCACCCTTCGATCGTCTGCGCTCTGCCGCCGTTCACGACGAGGCGGTCCGCAATCTGGTGCATGGGCTGAAATATCGCGACCGCGTCGATCTTGCGCCGATGATGGCGGGCTGGATGCTGCGGGCGAGCGATGGTGCCGTCGAAGCCTGCGATGCGATCATTCCTGTCCCGCTGCACCGGTCGCGGATGCTGTCGCGCAAGTTCAACCAGGCGGCGGAGCTTGCGCGGCATCTGGGCCACGTCTCGGGCAAGCCGTTGCTTCCCGCCACCTTGCTGCGCGTCAAGCGAACGGAACAGCAGGTGGGGCTCGGGGCGAGGGCGCGTGAGGAGAATGTGCGCGGGGCCTTCGCGATCGCACGTGGGCGGGAAAACGATCTTTTCGG encodes the following:
- a CDS encoding ComF family protein translates to MGAIDFGKAARSGWAHLARPFHALADLVYPPACAACGTMTSGHRGLCAECWSGVLFIERPYCEVLGSPFSHDLGGGILSAQAIADPPPFDRLRSAAVHDEAVRNLVHGLKYRDRVDLAPMMAGWMLRASDGAVEACDAIIPVPLHRSRMLSRKFNQAAELARHLGHVSGKPLLPATLLRVKRTEQQVGLGARAREENVRGAFAIARGRENDLFGKRIVLVDDVYTTGATVAAATRVLRKAGASDITVLTFARALQEPI
- a CDS encoding methyltransferase domain-containing protein, producing MDIIFDRAAIAAHRHRALKNSDHNAAFLLDIAATELAERLSVVERQFDRAVELHGATGTAAKAALALGKIGQLDRVEAEAAYGAEGEVAFVAPLEDVPLEPQSANLIIAPLSLHLTNDTPGVFIQIRRALKPDGLFLAAIPGTGTLQELRDVLLATEAEMTGGASPRVIPFADVRDVGSLLQRAGFSLPVIDAESYTVRYDSIFPLMKDLRAMGMANPLAARSRKPLSRAFFLRAAEIYAERYSDPDGRIRATFSIIYVSGWAPHESQQKPLQPGSAKARLADALRVEEHKLKQ